The following are from one region of the Arcobacter defluvii genome:
- a CDS encoding SDR family NAD(P)-dependent oxidoreductase: protein MNKVVVITGTSKGIGKFLVQYYLLKNYIVIGCSRTKSSINDKNYRHFDLDVCDEKAIVEMIRSIKKEFGKIDILLNNAGIASMNHFITTSYQSVQNIFATNFFGTFLFTREVSKVMMKQKFGRIVNYTTVAKPLRLEGEAIYAASKAAIENFTQTIAKEVASYGITVNAIGPTPIQTDLIKAIPKEKIAELLNKQAIKRFGTFEDIINAIEFFCDEKSDFITGQIIYLGGVNN from the coding sequence ATGAATAAAGTTGTAGTTATAACTGGTACAAGTAAAGGTATAGGTAAATTTTTAGTTCAATATTATTTATTAAAAAACTATATTGTAATTGGTTGTAGTAGAACAAAAAGTTCAATTAATGATAAAAACTATAGACATTTTGATTTAGATGTTTGTGATGAAAAAGCTATTGTTGAGATGATTAGAAGCATAAAAAAAGAGTTCGGGAAAATTGATATTCTGTTAAATAATGCTGGAATTGCTTCTATGAATCATTTTATAACAACATCATATCAAAGTGTACAAAATATTTTTGCTACAAATTTTTTTGGTACTTTTCTTTTTACAAGAGAAGTTTCAAAAGTAATGATGAAACAAAAATTTGGAAGAATAGTAAACTATACAACAGTTGCAAAACCTCTAAGACTTGAAGGTGAGGCAATTTATGCTGCAAGTAAAGCTGCTATTGAAAACTTTACTCAAACTATAGCTAAAGAAGTTGCTTCATATGGAATTACTGTAAATGCAATAGGTCCAACACCAATACAAACAGATTTAATAAAGGCTATTCCAAAAGAAAAAATAGCAGAGCTTTTAAATAAACAAGCTATAAAAAGGTTTGGAACTTTTGAAGATATAATAAATGCTATTGAATTTTTTTGTGATGAAAAAAGTGATTTTATAACGGGGCAAATAATATATTTAGGCGGAGTAAATAATTGA